The following is a genomic window from Candidatus Latescibacter sp..
TAAAGCGATATAACGTTCTCCCTTCTGGGCTTTCTGTGGTATATGAGCTAAAATGTTCTCACCATTAAAAATCATAGCATCAATAGTTTTAATTTCGATTTTTTGTTGGTTAAAATCTATCTTATTCGAAATTATTTTTTCGATGCTAAATTCTGAATAGCGGGCAATCTGCATAAAATTTTTGTAAGGTTCTTCAGCATTTCTTGTACTGACTACCGAACCAAGAATTATTAGATCAGCACTTCGAAGCATGTTTTCGAAGGTATCAAAATTGTCATAATATACTTTACCTGCATATACATTGGGAATAATGGTAATTCCATACACTATGACGAAAAGGAATAATTTAATATTTCGAAGAAACATAATTTGCTCCTTTCGATATGATTATAATTTTGGTTTTAATATAGACCATCCATAAAACAAGACTCATTTTTTCATACTTTATCTACCTTTCTTATTATTTTGTTAAATTTTTTTTAACTGTTATTTCAGATTATACTACTAAACCGGGAGTGAATGTTTTGAGCAAAAAACCAATATGAAAATTAATTTCAGTTCTATTTAAGAAACATCACCTTTTGTATATCTCTTATTTCTCCCGACTCCAGTACTACAAGATACACGCCCGAGGCGCTATGGGAAACGTTCCAAGTGATCTTATGGTTTCCAGCGTTCATTATTCCATTAACAAGTGTTTCAATCAGTTGCCCGGAAATATTATACACCGAAAGTCTGGCATTTCCAGGACGGGAGATTATGAAATTAATTGTTGTTGTAGAATTGAATGGATTCGGGTAAACTTCACGAATGCCAAAAGTTTCGGGATGATTCAGACTTTGAGAATTTGATATACGAGTTGGGCCTTCCTCTTCAAATTTCGATACTCCATAACTCGTACCAAACCAGAGAGCGTCCTGTCTGTCAACTGCAATAGACCATACGTAATTACTGACTAGACCATCTGCAGTAGTGTAAGTTTTCCAGTTAGAACCATCGAATTTAGTTATACCTCCACTATCGCCTATGCCAAACCAGATTGCGCCATGGTTGTCAGCTGCAATGGAGAGGATGCGCTTATTGGGGAGGCCATCAGAGGTTGTGTAGGTTTTCCATGAAATGCCATCGAATTTGGATAATCCTGTTGATGTCACATTGTTACCAAACCAGAGCACACCTTGATTATCAACGGCGATAGATAAGACTAAATTATTTGAGAGGCCATCAGCAGTGGTATATGTTTTCCACGAATTTCCATCAAATTTCGATACACCTTCACTGGTTCCGAACCAGAGCGCACCCTGGTTATCGACGACCATACATCTTACTGTATTAGAAACCAAGCCATTTGCAGTCGTGTAAGTTTTCCATAAAACTCCATCGAAATTCGATACTCCGTCTGCTGTGCCGAACCATAACTGGCCTTGTTTATCCACTACGATGGATGAGATAATGTTTTCGGCGAGGCCATCGGCCTTTGTATAATATTTCCACAAAACTCCGTCAAATTTCGATACGCCAGCGCTGTCCGTTC
Proteins encoded in this region:
- a CDS encoding two-component regulator propeller domain-containing protein translates to MFISYDEPIYYNSRKWMIKKPFTFEELIMTCHTFVFTMVALVCFTAASRGEGKWTNYTTADGLAQNTVTSIVVDNQGALWFGTRGGVSKFDGVSWKTYTTADGLANNIVTSIAVDKKGALWFGTDSAGVSKFDGVLWKYYTKADGLAENIISSIVVDKQGQLWFGTADGVSNFDGVLWKTYTTANGLVSNTVRCMVVDNQGALWFGTSEGVSKFDGNSWKTYTTADGLSNNLVLSIAVDNQGVLWFGNNVTSTGLSKFDGISWKTYTTSDGLPNKRILSIAADNHGAIWFGIGDSGGITKFDGSNWKTYTTADGLVSNYVWSIAVDRQDALWFGTSYGVSKFEEEGPTRISNSQSLNHPETFGIREVYPNPFNSTTTINFIISRPGNARLSVYNISGQLIETLVNGIMNAGNHKITWNVSHSASGVYLVVLESGEIRDIQKVMFLK